A region of Vibrio porteresiae DSM 19223 DNA encodes the following proteins:
- a CDS encoding L-threonylcarbamoyladenylate synthase: MRWSINDYDWFDYYGDDLLNTLRLNANKAQDLQHAACLLEQGKLVALPTETVYGLAADATQPEAVKGIFAAKGRPANHPLIVHIGDMSQLSDWAADIPDQAIALAKAFWPGPLTLLLPKGAQASSVVTGGLDTIAIRMPAHPVILSILKEYKLAVAAPSANPYKQLSPTNAEQVISGLDGKIDAVLDGGDCLFGLESTIVDLTSENVRVLRAGPITAQELSQVLEQPVDYPKHHNMAVPGNVGSHYQPKTVLRLVDNIEHAVFNRDKNSTYAVIHTSELVDDNGIASFKMPLDAASYGKKLYRSLAEADKLQLDEIWLERPPQGEAWNAVNDRLSRAALPL, translated from the coding sequence ATGAGATGGTCAATTAATGACTACGATTGGTTCGATTATTACGGAGATGATTTGTTGAATACGCTTCGACTTAATGCCAACAAGGCACAAGATTTACAACACGCAGCATGCTTACTTGAACAAGGCAAATTGGTCGCATTGCCAACAGAAACGGTTTACGGCTTAGCCGCAGACGCGACTCAACCTGAAGCGGTGAAAGGCATTTTTGCCGCTAAAGGTCGTCCGGCCAACCATCCTTTGATCGTTCACATTGGTGATATGAGTCAATTGAGTGATTGGGCGGCTGATATTCCAGACCAAGCGATTGCTCTTGCCAAAGCATTTTGGCCTGGGCCTCTGACACTATTGCTGCCCAAAGGCGCACAGGCTTCTTCTGTCGTCACTGGTGGATTAGATACGATTGCGATACGCATGCCTGCGCATCCGGTCATTTTATCTATCTTGAAAGAGTACAAACTGGCTGTTGCTGCACCTTCGGCAAATCCATACAAGCAGCTCAGCCCAACCAACGCAGAGCAAGTCATTTCGGGCTTAGATGGAAAAATTGATGCGGTATTAGATGGTGGCGATTGCCTATTTGGTTTGGAATCGACCATCGTCGATTTAACGTCAGAAAACGTACGCGTTTTACGCGCTGGGCCGATTACGGCGCAAGAATTAAGTCAGGTGTTAGAACAACCTGTCGATTACCCCAAACATCACAACATGGCAGTACCTGGTAACGTCGGTAGCCATTATCAACCGAAAACCGTACTTCGCTTAGTGGATAACATAGAACACGCTGTATTTAACCGAGACAAGAACTCAACTTATGCAGTCATACATACGTCAGAGTTGGTGGATGACAATGGAATCGCTTCATTCAAGATGCCATTAGACGCCGCCAGCTATGGCAAAAAGCTTTATCGCTCTCTTGCAGAGGCTGACAAGTTGCAACTTGATGAGATTTGGCTCGAGCGTCCACCGCAAGGGGAGGCGTGGAACGCGGTTAACGACCGTCTCAGTCGCGCAGCTCTACCTTTGTAA
- a CDS encoding aldehyde dehydrogenase family protein: MTQVTPTVSQAKSINPANGETIATYAFDAKEQVIQTLENSVQAQRQWRALSVAERAQTLRHIGQAIREHGEEMAQMMTREMGKPIAQARGEVAKSANLCDWYAEHGPAMLATKPTMVENQQAVLEYRPLGVILGIMPWNFPLWQVMRGAVPMLLAGNTYVLKHAPNVMGSAYLIEKILSSAGLIQGAFAVINATNDDVATVIADDRLAAVAFTGSVRAGKVIGSLAGAALKKSVLELGGSDPFIVLADADIDEAVRAAVAGRYQNSGQVCAAAKRFIVESSIAQEFTDKFVTAVNALKMGDPTQDENYVGPMARFDLRDELDQQVQATIEQGAVVLAGGKPLQGEGNYYEPTVLANVTPEMTAFREEMFGPVAAISIAESAQHAIQLANDSEFGLCATIYSGDEAYAQELAAQLECGGVFINGFCASDPRVTFGGVKKSGYGRELSEHGMYEFCNVQTVWKNRKG, encoded by the coding sequence ATGACCCAAGTGACCCCTACAGTTAGCCAAGCTAAATCGATTAATCCAGCCAATGGTGAAACCATTGCAACCTATGCTTTCGATGCCAAAGAGCAAGTGATCCAGACATTGGAAAACAGTGTTCAGGCGCAGCGTCAATGGCGCGCTTTGTCGGTCGCTGAGCGTGCGCAAACTTTGCGTCATATTGGTCAAGCGATTCGTGAGCATGGCGAAGAGATGGCACAAATGATGACCCGTGAAATGGGTAAGCCGATTGCCCAAGCACGTGGTGAAGTTGCCAAAAGTGCCAACCTATGTGATTGGTATGCTGAGCATGGCCCAGCCATGCTTGCGACCAAACCTACTATGGTGGAAAACCAGCAAGCGGTATTGGAATACCGTCCTCTGGGTGTCATTTTGGGTATTATGCCGTGGAACTTCCCACTGTGGCAGGTCATGCGTGGTGCGGTGCCGATGCTCTTAGCAGGCAATACTTATGTATTAAAACACGCGCCAAACGTGATGGGTTCTGCCTATTTAATTGAAAAGATTCTGAGCAGTGCTGGTCTAATTCAAGGCGCGTTTGCTGTTATTAATGCAACCAATGACGATGTCGCAACAGTCATTGCTGATGATCGCCTTGCTGCCGTTGCGTTCACTGGCAGTGTGCGTGCGGGTAAGGTGATTGGCTCACTAGCGGGAGCGGCTTTGAAGAAATCTGTGTTGGAACTGGGTGGTTCTGATCCTTTCATTGTTCTTGCCGATGCTGATATCGATGAAGCGGTGCGTGCCGCTGTTGCTGGACGCTATCAAAACAGCGGTCAGGTTTGCGCAGCAGCCAAACGCTTTATTGTGGAATCTTCTATCGCTCAGGAATTTACCGACAAGTTTGTGACTGCTGTTAATGCATTAAAAATGGGTGACCCAACACAAGATGAAAACTATGTCGGCCCAATGGCACGTTTTGATCTGCGTGATGAGTTGGATCAACAAGTTCAAGCTACCATCGAGCAAGGCGCTGTTGTTCTGGCGGGTGGTAAACCGTTGCAAGGTGAGGGTAACTATTACGAGCCAACGGTTTTAGCTAACGTCACACCTGAGATGACCGCATTTCGTGAAGAGATGTTTGGCCCGGTAGCTGCGATTTCGATTGCAGAAAGTGCTCAACATGCCATTCAACTCGCCAATGACAGTGAGTTTGGTTTATGCGCAACAATCTACAGCGGTGATGAAGCCTATGCACAAGAACTGGCTGCACAATTAGAGTGTGGTGGGGTGTTTATCAATGGTTTTTGCGCGAGTGATCCACGCGTTACCTTTGGTGGCGTGAAGAAAAGTGGTTATGGTCGTGAGCTCTCTGAGCACGGTATGTACGAATTTTGTAACGTGCAAACTGTATGGAAAAACCGTAAGGGTTAG
- the ptrR gene encoding putrescine utilization regulator PtrR, which translates to MNLSQLEMFNAVAETGTITDAAKRVHRVPSNVTTRIRQLEADLGTELFIRENQRLRLSPAGYNLLEYSHQILQLVEEAKAAVAGEAPKGRLHLGSLESTAAVRIPPLLARYNQTYPNIQLDLVTGPSGTMFEQVLEGELAAAFIDGPILHPAIEGMPVFNEELVLITPTSYTKVHRARDVTGHNIYAFRANCSYRRHFENWFLADHAKPGKIYEMESYHGMLACVIAGAGVAMMPLSLLETMPGHDQVKIHSLGKEWDHLTTWLIWRRGSMTPQLRVMVDLLPEYAHMITQ; encoded by the coding sequence ATGAATCTATCCCAATTAGAAATGTTCAATGCTGTGGCAGAAACGGGCACGATCACTGATGCAGCCAAACGAGTCCATCGGGTTCCCTCAAATGTCACCACGCGCATTCGCCAATTGGAAGCGGATCTTGGTACTGAACTCTTTATCCGCGAAAATCAGCGCCTTCGACTGTCGCCAGCAGGTTACAACTTGTTGGAGTATAGCCATCAAATTTTACAACTGGTGGAAGAGGCCAAAGCGGCTGTTGCTGGCGAAGCGCCAAAAGGTCGCTTGCATCTGGGGTCACTAGAAAGCACCGCAGCAGTGCGCATCCCTCCCCTCCTCGCTCGCTACAATCAAACCTACCCTAATATCCAGTTGGATTTGGTAACGGGCCCATCAGGCACCATGTTTGAACAGGTACTAGAAGGCGAGTTGGCGGCGGCGTTTATTGATGGGCCAATATTGCATCCCGCCATTGAAGGGATGCCAGTATTTAATGAAGAATTGGTTTTGATCACCCCCACCAGCTACACCAAAGTGCATCGTGCTCGCGATGTCACCGGGCATAACATTTACGCGTTTCGCGCCAATTGTTCCTATCGGCGTCACTTTGAAAACTGGTTTTTGGCTGACCACGCTAAACCAGGTAAGATTTATGAAATGGAGTCCTACCATGGCATGTTAGCGTGTGTGATTGCAGGGGCGGGTGTTGCAATGATGCCGTTAAGTCTGCTCGAAACCATGCCCGGTCATGATCAAGTAAAAATACATTCACTGGGGAAAGAGTGGGATCACCTCACCACTTGGTTGATCTGGCGTCGCGGTTCAATGACACCTCAACTAAGGGTTATGGTTGATCTGTTACCGGAATATGCGCATATGATCACCCAATAG
- a CDS encoding Hcp family type VI secretion system effector, with protein MPTPCYISIEGQTQGLITAGACTSDSIGDSYVEGHEDEMLVQQFDHVVTVPTDPQSGQPSGQRVHKPFQFTVSLNKAVPLLYNALASGEKMSSVTLKWYRTSIEGKQENFFTTTLENASIVDIRCEMPHCQDPAKSDFTQNLTVSMSYRKITWDHVNAGTSGSDDWRKPVEA; from the coding sequence ATGCCAACTCCATGTTATATCTCTATCGAAGGTCAAACTCAGGGTCTAATCACTGCTGGTGCATGTACATCAGATTCAATCGGTGACTCATATGTTGAAGGCCACGAAGATGAAATGCTAGTTCAACAATTCGACCACGTAGTGACTGTACCAACTGATCCACAATCTGGTCAGCCTTCAGGTCAACGTGTTCACAAACCATTCCAATTCACAGTATCACTAAACAAAGCAGTTCCTTTGCTATACAACGCATTGGCTTCTGGCGAAAAAATGTCTTCTGTGACACTAAAATGGTACCGCACTTCTATTGAAGGTAAACAAGAAAACTTCTTTACTACCACTTTAGAAAACGCATCTATCGTTGATATCCGTTGTGAGATGCCACACTGTCAAGATCCAGCGAAATCTGATTTTACTCAAAACCTAACGGTTTCTATGTCTTACCGTAAAATCACTTGGGATCACGTTAACGCAGGTACTTCTGGTTCTGATGACTGGCGTAAACCTGTGGAAGCTTAA
- a CDS encoding DUF1266 domain-containing protein has product MSTPNIFDLNIPHCQFWLAITAPQLAYGQGWANYYEVGMKGPNSSETDEEWKEGFIESWGIDTREEWHNMIRRLVHGDVHGDAWSGLFARRACTTAGEWQNFIARQTSAVAQGELRFADTVFRLVDTQGFLAWDYCRGSFLTRAGIRLGTVTEEEGAFLLNYLSQSVQQNFTDWPHYIRSFILGRAYWVYSKCDEEEQLEYLDKLLNEGLGKTFDDYFDLMRNDKAFPLDHVAWHTPLPSISMPKSLQEVLDTIAVQKETAQ; this is encoded by the coding sequence ATGTCCACACCCAATATTTTCGATTTGAATATCCCCCACTGCCAGTTTTGGCTGGCGATTACTGCTCCACAATTGGCTTATGGGCAAGGTTGGGCCAATTACTATGAAGTAGGGATGAAAGGCCCGAATTCTTCTGAAACCGATGAAGAATGGAAAGAAGGCTTTATTGAATCATGGGGAATAGATACTCGCGAAGAATGGCATAACATGATTCGCCGGCTAGTGCATGGTGACGTTCACGGTGATGCATGGTCTGGCTTATTTGCGCGTCGAGCTTGTACCACGGCAGGGGAATGGCAAAATTTCATCGCACGACAAACTAGCGCAGTCGCTCAAGGAGAGTTGCGCTTCGCTGATACGGTGTTTCGTTTAGTGGATACCCAAGGTTTCTTAGCCTGGGACTACTGCCGAGGTTCATTTCTTACAAGAGCAGGTATTCGACTAGGCACCGTCACTGAAGAAGAAGGGGCTTTCTTACTGAATTACTTAAGCCAAAGCGTGCAACAAAACTTTACCGATTGGCCTCACTATATCCGCAGTTTTATTCTTGGGCGCGCGTACTGGGTCTACAGCAAATGCGATGAAGAAGAGCAGCTTGAATACCTAGATAAACTGCTCAACGAAGGTTTAGGTAAAACCTTCGATGACTATTTTGACCTTATGCGCAATGACAAAGCCTTTCCTCTTGACCATGTAGCGTGGCATACCCCACTGCCAAGCATTAGCATGCCAAAATCTTTGCAAGAGGTACTGGATACCATCGCAGTTCAGAAGGAGACCGCTCAATGA
- a CDS encoding J domain-containing protein, whose amino-acid sequence MNHWQILGIDPTSDLAELKKAYRIALKAHHPEDDPEGFKQVRAAYEALLSKLSTPQPISIDLSSLEASQPINNATESISSESYTAYLQQMNDPASRFNMAQWRAWEEQLRWQTIDVQSQVSQQVREDILARPWLPGELIALLWEACDWDELYSGSQEELELADYLKRRSAIQSGSDFVALSQLPDSAQKAVYQFINPIIRALDNGEIRVLHYWLLQSTCVPWCDDDAFNVLILKACNAIQWYPPIIESWLPTLVTDERLERYTTEQLEVLGTAALYMRNIDIIIDVCTNLINKQSYGLAADLLYQTALSAQNNDLTLLTGYLLQQWTPLPTAHWRCLYQINPLHNEEPSAVLPQSWLYRQLTERTDNDFRHYLDFKDHTDFIGVVTQSLWAEKYGSLVWQRTQLAELQALSEHVSAFEQLIAYLAFCWCEQSVIRQESFSTSLAEKLYRYETDELLSSPLLTQEELDALTAEQWGECLMRHPLIPDHWMEQLLAGNCIDIPTLNDLNLTPRWAYETLYYRISETRHQLSSVYLSKPFSGVFRWLLVYHSSCDEQIGISGQECLTQLAALPEEQQTGPLGELANSFSYQGVERVAYLGEQVSNSSQFLMKLLVENTLLQQQREHDIQTLQELAAQHRPEAYAMLALRYRYSQLELAIFYYNLLRINVTNTPIYSFLLTTLNNCLVSEANKKEWIKETYDLGEYNAYALYLNEDMTHIPQIDEIGNRIPNDDAKRFHHPIGYLLSTLIHGLPEQGYSLAPIFNLRKQTSESYSEEEQQAINLGIGLVNQRLEERFTNEVKEKRLKKLGRSSLLATCGLFTLLWFGLFDATLGNQPLFSTANLVSILMMTFAQLGLTIKICRAMPLKSEKRLYQITVWPLYLLAMGFGSSWIAGLTCVIHFGQTWRIRSAYANQRWNNRIINKGKIDINSLLKIPFIKVEK is encoded by the coding sequence ATGAACCACTGGCAAATCTTAGGTATTGACCCAACCTCCGACTTAGCTGAGTTAAAAAAGGCATATCGCATCGCCTTAAAAGCCCATCACCCAGAAGATGATCCAGAAGGGTTTAAACAAGTACGCGCGGCCTACGAGGCACTACTCTCTAAGCTATCTACCCCACAGCCTATTTCAATTGATTTATCGTCACTTGAAGCATCACAGCCAATCAATAACGCCACTGAAAGCATTTCATCTGAGTCTTATACTGCCTATTTGCAGCAAATGAACGACCCAGCTTCCCGTTTTAATATGGCGCAGTGGCGCGCGTGGGAAGAACAACTTCGTTGGCAAACTATTGATGTGCAGAGCCAAGTATCACAGCAAGTTCGCGAAGATATTCTTGCGCGGCCATGGTTACCAGGTGAATTGATTGCTCTGCTATGGGAAGCTTGCGACTGGGATGAGCTTTATTCTGGTTCGCAAGAAGAACTCGAGCTTGCAGACTATCTCAAGCGAAGGAGTGCAATACAAAGTGGCAGTGATTTTGTCGCCCTCTCGCAATTACCCGATAGCGCTCAAAAAGCGGTGTATCAATTTATTAATCCCATCATTCGTGCGTTAGACAATGGCGAAATCCGAGTGCTCCATTACTGGTTATTACAAAGCACTTGTGTCCCTTGGTGTGATGATGACGCTTTTAATGTATTGATACTCAAAGCTTGTAATGCTATTCAATGGTATCCACCCATCATCGAAAGCTGGTTACCCACATTAGTCACGGATGAGCGTTTAGAACGCTATACCACTGAGCAACTCGAAGTATTAGGTACAGCCGCACTTTATATGCGCAATATCGATATCATCATCGATGTCTGTACCAACTTGATCAATAAACAAAGCTACGGCTTGGCAGCTGATCTGTTATACCAAACCGCACTCAGTGCTCAAAATAACGACCTCACCCTATTAACCGGTTATTTATTGCAACAATGGACCCCATTACCAACGGCTCATTGGCGTTGTCTGTACCAGATCAACCCACTGCACAACGAAGAACCCTCTGCTGTATTGCCTCAATCTTGGCTTTATCGCCAACTCACAGAACGCACCGATAATGACTTTAGACACTATCTAGATTTTAAAGATCATACTGATTTTATTGGTGTTGTGACCCAAAGTTTATGGGCAGAAAAATATGGCAGTTTGGTATGGCAACGAACCCAATTGGCAGAGCTGCAAGCTTTGTCAGAGCACGTTTCAGCATTTGAACAGTTAATTGCCTATTTGGCTTTTTGTTGGTGTGAACAGAGTGTGATTCGTCAAGAGTCGTTTTCCACGTCGCTGGCAGAAAAACTGTACCGTTACGAAACTGATGAGTTATTGAGTTCTCCACTGCTGACGCAGGAAGAGTTAGACGCACTCACCGCAGAACAATGGGGTGAGTGTCTAATGCGCCATCCGTTAATCCCCGATCACTGGATGGAGCAACTGCTTGCGGGTAACTGCATCGATATTCCAACCCTCAATGACCTTAACCTAACCCCGCGCTGGGCCTACGAAACTCTATACTACCGAATTTCAGAGACACGCCACCAATTAAGCAGCGTCTATCTTAGTAAACCTTTTTCTGGCGTGTTTCGCTGGTTGTTGGTTTACCACAGTAGTTGTGATGAACAGATCGGAATTTCCGGTCAAGAATGTCTAACACAATTAGCAGCCCTACCCGAAGAACAGCAAACCGGCCCATTGGGCGAACTCGCTAACAGCTTCTCTTATCAAGGTGTTGAACGAGTCGCATATCTTGGAGAACAGGTTTCAAATAGCTCGCAATTTCTCATGAAACTGTTAGTCGAAAACACGTTGCTTCAACAGCAGCGAGAACACGATATTCAAACACTCCAAGAACTAGCAGCACAACATCGACCAGAAGCCTACGCGATGCTGGCTCTGCGCTATCGTTATTCCCAACTCGAATTAGCCATCTTTTACTATAACTTGCTACGGATTAATGTTACCAACACACCCATCTATTCCTTTTTACTCACCACACTCAATAATTGTTTGGTGAGCGAAGCGAATAAGAAAGAGTGGATAAAAGAGACTTACGATCTAGGTGAATACAATGCGTATGCTCTCTATCTCAATGAAGACATGACCCACATTCCCCAGATTGATGAAATCGGTAACCGCATCCCCAACGATGATGCTAAACGCTTCCACCATCCGATAGGATATTTACTCAGTACGTTGATTCATGGCTTACCAGAGCAAGGTTACTCTCTTGCTCCTATCTTCAATCTTCGCAAACAAACTAGCGAAAGTTACAGTGAAGAAGAACAACAGGCGATTAATCTCGGTATAGGTCTCGTCAATCAACGCTTAGAAGAGCGCTTTACGAACGAAGTGAAGGAAAAACGACTCAAGAAATTGGGACGTTCGAGTTTATTGGCAACCTGTGGCCTATTCACTCTGCTATGGTTTGGTCTGTTTGACGCCACACTGGGGAATCAGCCGCTGTTTTCAACTGCCAATTTGGTTTCAATACTGATGATGACATTTGCTCAATTGGGGCTGACGATAAAAATTTGTCGAGCCATGCCGCTTAAGAGTGAAAAGAGACTTTATCAAATCACGGTTTGGCCACTCTATCTTTTGGCTATGGGGTTTGGTAGCTCGTGGATAGCAGGGCTCACATGCGTTATTCACTTTGGTCAAACATGGCGAATTAGATCGGCCTATGCCAATCAGCGCTGGAATAACCGCATCATTAACAAAGGCAAAATTGACATTAACTCACTACTTAAAATCCCCTTTATCAAAGTAGAGAAGTAA
- a CDS encoding Hsp70 family protein encodes MVDKAELAIGIDLGTTNSAIAVWRDGKAQLIPNALGSFLTPSVVSIDDEGHVLVGEAARARLVTKPTETVAAFKRFMGSEKQFTLQTQHYTPTELSALVLKSLKADAEAYLGCTIRDVVISVPAYFSDQQRKQVYQAAELADLNAVRLINEPTAACLAYSLKQQQERRFLVFDLGGGTFDVTVVEYQDSFVEVRSSTGDNRLGGEDFTEALVSHVLDALNLSLETIDVSDLAKIVSVCERAKKQSNDPLVIELPEPFNQTLTLNNKALEEVWHNVLTRLALPLKRALNDAKMTPSEIDELIFVGGATRLRQVQQLANRLLGRFGSHELDPDLVVAMGAATQAACRLRDEAVEELILTDVCPFSLGIEVGTNEHSGVFSPIIERNTVIPTSRVERYFTSHDDQTQVDVSIYQGERYWAKENIYIDTLTVDVPAGKRGEQQVDVRFSYDINGLLEVDVTVVSTQKTTQKVIDRSPVGMTPEQQQLSRERLERLKVHPRDQLPNITLAEKLNRLYEELLGEQRDAVGEMIRFFTKAVDSQDDKVIRGARKEIESHLKAFLFI; translated from the coding sequence ATGGTAGATAAGGCAGAATTGGCGATCGGCATAGATTTGGGTACCACCAACAGTGCGATTGCGGTTTGGCGAGATGGCAAGGCGCAGCTTATTCCCAATGCCTTGGGAAGCTTTTTAACACCATCGGTAGTGAGTATTGATGACGAGGGTCATGTGCTGGTGGGGGAGGCGGCGAGAGCTCGCTTGGTGACTAAGCCAACAGAGACGGTTGCCGCTTTCAAACGTTTTATGGGTTCAGAAAAGCAATTTACTCTACAAACGCAACATTACACGCCAACTGAGTTAAGTGCCTTAGTCCTTAAGTCGCTAAAAGCTGACGCAGAAGCGTATCTAGGATGCACCATTCGCGATGTGGTGATTTCAGTGCCCGCCTATTTTAGTGATCAACAGCGTAAGCAAGTCTATCAAGCGGCAGAGCTTGCTGATTTGAATGCGGTACGCTTAATCAATGAACCCACGGCAGCATGTCTTGCTTACAGCCTAAAACAGCAACAAGAGCGGCGTTTCCTTGTGTTTGATTTGGGCGGGGGGACTTTCGATGTCACCGTGGTGGAGTATCAAGACAGTTTTGTTGAAGTGCGTTCTTCTACCGGGGATAACCGACTAGGTGGTGAAGATTTTACCGAAGCTTTAGTTTCGCACGTTTTAGACGCCCTTAATCTGTCGCTTGAAACCATTGACGTTAGCGATCTGGCAAAAATTGTCAGTGTCTGTGAACGAGCTAAAAAACAGAGTAACGACCCGCTCGTGATTGAATTACCAGAGCCATTCAATCAAACATTAACGCTCAATAACAAAGCCTTGGAAGAGGTTTGGCATAACGTGCTAACTCGCTTGGCATTACCGCTTAAGCGTGCGCTAAATGATGCCAAAATGACACCGAGCGAGATTGATGAACTCATTTTTGTCGGCGGGGCAACACGTCTGCGCCAAGTTCAACAATTAGCTAATCGGCTACTGGGTCGTTTTGGCAGTCATGAGCTTGATCCTGATTTAGTGGTCGCGATGGGCGCAGCTACCCAAGCGGCTTGTCGTTTACGTGATGAGGCAGTTGAAGAGCTGATTCTAACCGATGTGTGTCCATTCTCTTTGGGAATAGAAGTCGGGACGAATGAGCACTCTGGGGTGTTTAGCCCGATTATTGAGCGCAATACTGTCATTCCTACCTCGCGCGTAGAGCGTTATTTCACTTCACATGACGATCAGACCCAGGTTGATGTGTCGATTTATCAAGGTGAACGGTATTGGGCGAAAGAGAATATCTATATCGATACCTTAACCGTTGATGTTCCAGCAGGTAAACGAGGTGAACAACAAGTTGATGTGCGTTTTAGTTACGATATCAATGGATTACTCGAAGTGGATGTGACGGTTGTTTCGACACAAAAGACCACGCAAAAGGTCATTGACCGTTCACCAGTTGGCATGACACCAGAGCAGCAGCAACTGAGCCGAGAGCGTTTAGAACGTCTGAAAGTGCATCCTCGTGATCAACTACCTAACATCACCTTAGCTGAAAAACTCAATCGTCTATATGAAGAGTTATTAGGTGAACAGCGTGACGCGGTGGGAGAGATGATTCGCTTTTTTACCAAGGCCGTTGATAGCCAAGATGACAAGGTGATTCGTGGCGCGCGTAAAGAGATAGAGTCACATCTGAAGGCTTTTTTGTTTATCTAG